A single genomic interval of Babylonia areolata isolate BAREFJ2019XMU chromosome 26, ASM4173473v1, whole genome shotgun sequence harbors:
- the LOC143300633 gene encoding uncharacterized protein LOC143300633, which yields MTMSTTTAQQSPMQWCAAPTLPVFTGEPGETSAEDFVTEAERVLAAYPMGDEMAAYFIYSHLQGTARRELMLRDLEDTNTPEKVTGILLGVFGDGRRVTTLLSILFSRVQQPEESIMDYSHALRSMERTIQMKTTGALTADMLRDHFISGLRNALLKRELRQVVRQEPQTTFIQARDEALRLQRELEEDQQQQQAREQMARLGDKLLLLEGKFRSMQGLVSGLVGQRDVLVKNRAVGKKKKKKVRKGKIQSAVGNRTSPNHNKGKDFPKVKSKVSHNEIHRDFHNGLKGRDHKLEERISDKLMKSHSVGDCNGDDPCRDEWVLLPMPPDPGIPGQCWKRENDVDCQAAVKTPRPSRKSVCTGLCETSTRSHLKPEIHMSCGSKGARMSAQMDRNWDGRLTRSILPKCSAMYKTNVNHLSVSRLAAVAC from the coding sequence ATGACCATGTctactaccacagcacagcagtcacccatgcagtggtgtgcggcacccacactgccagtatttactggtgagccaggcgagacgtcggctgaggacttcgtcactgaggcggagagggtcctggccgcataccccatgggagacgagatggctgcatacttcatctacagccatctgcagggaaccgcacgcagggagctgatgctgcgggacctggaggacaccaacaccccagagaaggtgaccggcattctgctgggggtgttcggtgatggacggcgtgtcaccacactactgtccatacttttcagcagggtacagcagccggaggagtccatcatggactactctcatgctctgcgcagcatggagagaaccatccagatgaagacgactggggccctcaccgctgacatgctgagggaccacttcatcagtGGCCTCCGGAATGCCTtgttgaaaagggagctgcgccaggtagtgaggcaagagcctcaaaccaccttcatccaggccagagatgaagccctgaggctgcagagagagctggaagaggaccaacaacagcaacaggccagggaacagatggcacgactgggggacaaactgttgttgttagagggaaaattcaggtccatgcaggggctagtgtcaggtctagttggtcagagagatgttttagttaagaacagggctgtgggcaaaaagaaaaagaagaaagtcagGAAAGGAAAAATCCAGTCAGCAGTGGGGAATAGGACTTCCCCAAACCACAACAAGGGTAAGGATTTCCCCAAAGTAAAGAGCAAGGTTtcccacaatgaaatacacagagaCTTCCACAATGGTCTCAAGGGGCGGGATCACAAACTGGAAGAAAGGATTTCAGATAAACTGATGAAGAGCCATTCAGTAGGTGACTGCAATGGTGATGATCCATGCCGagatgaatgggtgctgctgcccatgccaCCTGATCCAGGGATTCCTGGTCAATGTTGGAAGAGGGAGAATGACGTAGACTGCCAAGCTGCAGTCAAGACTCCCAGACCATCACGCAAATCAGTGTGcactggtttgtgtgagactaGCACCAGGTCTCATCTGAAGCCTGAAATTCACATGTCTTGTGGCTCAAAAGGTGCTAGAATGTCGGCTCAAATGGATAGGAACTGGGATGGGAGACTGACAAGGTCAATACTCCCAAAATGTAGTGCTATGTACAAGACTAATGTGAACCACCTTTCAGTGAGTAGACTTGCTGCTGTAGCCTGCTAG